In Nocardia asteroides, a single genomic region encodes these proteins:
- a CDS encoding alpha/beta hydrolase translates to MPATSPTLTRLRRRLLIVVRHIEIIIDLNYAGLVVATLFFALSVTPSLVPRDWLFQGLVSGINAALGYGVGCVLEWLFRLWVWPRVRGRVPEPPTWVRYAVKSAVFLTAALGAGFMLVQSARWQREISALMGMEGTPTPAYLRTGLLSVAVGVAVVAVYRTVRAFVTVLARELNRWVRVPRELAPAVGLLVLVIAVVTVFNGVASRAFFALANEAFKVRNDDTSAYAIQPVLPERSGSPDSLAEWDTLGFEGRWFVSHGPSRSRIAAVTGRQAAEPIRAYVGLESRAGDRTQAELAVAELERTGAFERRVLVLMTTTGTGWVNSMAAGAIEYMYGGDSAIVATQYSYLPSVLSFLADRSKAASAGRELFDAVYERWSALPPQARPKLLVYGESLGSQGSEEAFDGLAELRAQVDGALWVGPPNSNRLWKQFVTRRDPGSREVQPVYADGLVVRFAAEWADLDRPEAEWRTPRIAYLQHASDPIVWWSTDLIFSQPDWLSEPRGSDVSAQMRWYPFVTFWQVAADLTNAQGVTDGHGHRYGDLVIDGWAAVAAPPEWNPELAENVRIQLEAAEDFERATK, encoded by the coding sequence CCCGGCTGCGCAGGCGGCTGCTGATCGTGGTGCGGCACATCGAGATCATCATCGACCTCAACTACGCCGGGCTGGTGGTCGCCACCCTCTTCTTCGCGCTCTCGGTGACGCCGTCGCTGGTGCCGCGCGACTGGCTGTTCCAGGGGCTCGTCTCCGGGATCAACGCCGCGCTCGGCTACGGCGTCGGCTGCGTGCTGGAGTGGCTGTTCCGGCTGTGGGTGTGGCCGCGGGTGCGCGGGCGGGTGCCGGAGCCGCCGACCTGGGTGCGGTACGCCGTGAAGTCGGCGGTGTTCCTCACGGCGGCGCTCGGCGCGGGCTTCATGCTGGTGCAGTCGGCGCGCTGGCAGCGCGAGATCAGCGCGCTGATGGGCATGGAGGGCACGCCGACCCCGGCCTACCTGCGCACCGGGCTGCTCAGCGTCGCCGTCGGGGTGGCGGTGGTCGCCGTCTACCGGACGGTGCGCGCCTTCGTGACCGTGCTGGCCAGGGAGCTGAACCGCTGGGTCCGGGTGCCGCGCGAGCTCGCGCCCGCGGTCGGGCTGCTCGTCCTGGTGATCGCGGTGGTCACCGTGTTCAACGGCGTCGCCAGCCGGGCCTTCTTCGCGCTGGCGAACGAGGCGTTCAAGGTGCGCAACGACGACACCTCGGCCTACGCCATCCAGCCGGTGCTGCCGGAGCGCTCGGGCAGCCCCGATTCGCTGGCCGAGTGGGACACCCTCGGCTTCGAGGGCCGCTGGTTCGTCTCGCACGGGCCGAGCCGGAGCCGGATCGCCGCCGTCACCGGGCGGCAGGCGGCGGAGCCGATCCGCGCCTACGTCGGGCTGGAGTCGCGCGCGGGCGACCGCACCCAGGCCGAGCTGGCCGTCGCCGAGCTGGAGCGCACCGGCGCCTTCGAGCGCAGGGTGCTCGTACTCATGACGACGACCGGCACCGGCTGGGTGAACTCCATGGCGGCGGGCGCCATCGAGTACATGTACGGCGGCGACAGCGCGATCGTCGCCACCCAGTACTCCTACCTGCCGAGCGTGCTCTCCTTCCTGGCCGACCGGAGCAAGGCGGCGAGCGCCGGGCGCGAGTTGTTCGACGCGGTGTACGAGCGCTGGTCGGCGCTGCCGCCGCAGGCGCGGCCCAAGCTGCTGGTCTACGGCGAGAGTCTGGGGTCGCAGGGGTCGGAGGAGGCATTCGACGGGCTGGCCGAGCTGCGCGCGCAGGTGGACGGGGCGCTCTGGGTCGGGCCGCCGAACTCGAACCGGCTGTGGAAGCAGTTCGTCACCCGGCGCGATCCCGGGTCGCGCGAGGTGCAGCCGGTGTACGCGGACGGGCTCGTCGTCCGGTTCGCGGCCGAGTGGGCGGATCTGGACCGGCCGGAGGCGGAGTGGCGGACGCCGCGCATCGCGTACCTGCAGCACGCCTCCGACCCTATCGTCTGGTGGTCGACGGACCTGATCTTCTCGCAGCCGGACTGGCTCTCCGAGCCGCGCGGCTCGGACGTCTCCGCACAGATGCGCTGGTACCCCTTCGTCACCTTCTGGCAGGTCGCCGCGGATCTCACCAATGCGCAGGGGGTCACCGACGGGCACGGCCACCGCTACGGTGACCTGGTGATCGACGGCTGGGCCGCCGTCGCCGCCCCGCCGGAGTGGAACCCGGAGCTGGCCGAGAACGTCCGGATCCAGCTGGAGGCGGCCGAGGATTTCGAGCGGGCCACCAAGTGA
- a CDS encoding CPBP family intramembrane glutamic endopeptidase has protein sequence MRPFAGRTAASRGRALLAVAAPLVWHDAVLPRLGLDIRGRTAANVAFATGYARLCAGQPRWRAPAGWRRGFGAAAAVLAGYGAALTFSPTRRILAGTPDRAPGVSVAEWIGVHIPLGTVYSEELIFRGTLDGIAGTPLTALVFGLWHIAPARAAGDPILPTVAATTAAGLVFGALRRSSGSATAPALLHYALNAGGAITPRLARSRAKPATAAG, from the coding sequence GTGCGGCCGTTCGCCGGGCGCACCGCGGCGAGCCGGGGCCGGGCGCTGCTCGCGGTGGCCGCGCCGCTCGTGTGGCACGACGCGGTACTGCCGCGGCTCGGGCTCGACATTCGCGGACGCACCGCCGCGAACGTCGCCTTCGCGACGGGGTACGCGCGGCTCTGCGCCGGACAACCCCGCTGGCGGGCGCCGGCCGGATGGCGCCGGGGATTCGGTGCCGCCGCTGCGGTCCTCGCCGGCTACGGCGCAGCCCTGACCTTCTCGCCGACTCGCCGGATCCTGGCCGGCACCCCGGACCGGGCGCCGGGTGTCTCCGTCGCCGAGTGGATCGGCGTGCACATCCCGCTCGGCACCGTCTACTCCGAGGAGCTGATCTTTCGCGGCACGCTCGACGGCATCGCGGGCACCCCGCTCACCGCCCTCGTCTTCGGCCTCTGGCACATCGCCCCCGCTCGCGCCGCGGGCGACCCGATCCTGCCCACCGTCGCCGCCACCACGGCGGCCGGGCTGGTCTTCGGCGCGCTGCGCCGGAGCAGCGGCAGCGCGACCGCCCCCGCCCTGCTGCACTACGCCCTGAACGCGGGCGGCGCCATCACCCCCCGGCTGGCCCGGTCGCGCGCGAAGCCCGCGACCGCCGCCGGGTAA
- a CDS encoding sterol carrier family protein yields the protein MPGRSTVDPNELRAATAAVRDWLLDESTPAPARAQLGAAVRATARTLAQATPGHSVEVRVPPYVAVQCVDGPRHTRGTPPNVVETDPRTWLLLATGLLTFAAATESGAVTASGSRAAEVAHWLPVTRL from the coding sequence GTGCCAGGACGCTCCACCGTCGACCCGAACGAACTCCGCGCCGCCACCGCCGCGGTGCGCGACTGGCTGCTCGACGAGAGCACCCCCGCCCCGGCCCGCGCGCAGCTCGGCGCCGCCGTCCGCGCCACCGCCCGCACGCTGGCCCAGGCAACCCCCGGCCATTCGGTCGAGGTCAGGGTGCCGCCCTACGTCGCGGTGCAGTGCGTCGACGGCCCGCGGCACACCCGCGGCACCCCGCCGAACGTGGTCGAGACCGACCCGCGCACCTGGCTCCTGCTCGCCACCGGCCTGCTGACCTTCGCGGCGGCCACCGAGAGCGGCGCCGTCACCGCCTCCGGCAGCCGGGCCGCCGAGGTGGCGCACTGGCTGCCGGTCACCCGGCTGTAG